One window of the Cryptomeria japonica chromosome 7, Sugi_1.0, whole genome shotgun sequence genome contains the following:
- the LOC131065695 gene encoding uncharacterized protein LOC131065695 — MQGEGNKLKPIRYGPFEILEKISTNAFRLNLPPYMQIYSVVNVENLKLYEPPMIFDEEANIQVPSVDDLAPDYMSELLEDVILDRNIRSSKRGGAEYLKVGRKGMHPGKARWMEIGKVRELYPHLLSE; from the coding sequence ATGCAAGGTGAAGGTAACAAGCTTAAGCCTATTAGATATGGTCCCTTTGAGATCTTGGAAAAGATCAGTACCAATGCCTTTCGCCTTAATCTTCCTCCATATATGCAAATTTACTCAGTTGTAAATGTAGAAAATCTGAAGTTGTACGAGCCTCCAATGATATTCGATGAAGAGGCTAATATTCAAGTTCCTTCAGTTGATGACCTTGCACCTGATTATATGTCAGAGCTTCTAGAGGATGTCATCCTGGACAGAAACATCAGATCTTCAAAAAGAGGTGGTGCTGAATACCTTAAAGTGGGACGTAAAGGGATGCACCCTGGTAAAGCAAGATGGATGGAGATTGGTAAAGTGAGGGAACTTTACCCTCACCTACTTTCTGAGTAG